One segment of Ziziphus jujuba cultivar Dongzao chromosome 12, ASM3175591v1 DNA contains the following:
- the LOC107428144 gene encoding receptor-like protein kinase, which produces MQLGLRKLLLLLCFFCSISTFSALSYDGVTLLSLLGRWKAVPSSISSSWNSSDSTPCQWVGVGCDSAQNLLSLNLSGYGISGEIGPEIGRLSRLQTIDLSLNGFSGKIPPELGNCSVLEILDLSGNALTGEIPSNLKNLKKLQTLSLFDNFLSGEVSESLFQIPDLENVYLNDNNLNGSIPASVGNMSKLLSLYLRGNQLSGQIPSSIGNCKKLQEISLEENHLTGVLPESLGNLIDLGYLSVQNNKLVGSIPSGLGNCNSLYFLDVSHNSLSGRLPPSLGNCTSLSQFAAMKNNLVGNIPSSFGQLKMLTVLNLPQNQLSGKIPPELGNCKSLKMLQLFSNQLEGEIPSELGKLTNMQDLQLQENRLTGEIPVSIWKIPSLLEILVYNNSLSGQIPLEVTELKHLQNISLFNNHFFGTIPQGLGINSSLVQLDFTNNRFSGEIPPNLCFGKRLRVLNMGINQLKGNIPSEVGSCPALRRLILTQNKLTGFLPEFAKDTNLSYVDISGNSIGGAIPSSLGNCINITSINLSMNKLEGSIPQELSNLINLEGLNLSRNNLVGPLPSQLSNCTRLVSFDAGFNSLNGSIPLSLRSWKDLSTLVLSENQFVGGIPSFLSELEKLSILQLGGNLLRGEIPKSVGLWQHPFTILNLSNNGLTGQLPSEIGRIQLEQLYISDNKLTGSLTVLGNITSLMEVNVSNNDFTGPVPEKLIHLLESSPSSFLGNPSLCVSCPSSRGSTCTANSLFKPCGNLPKKQNSVGKLKIAMIALGACVFVVFVVLGVVYLFLWRRRPNQQTPSFGTEGSTSLLKKVLEATEHLNDQYIIGKGAHGIVYKASAGPGESYAVKKLAYAGNKGGRLSMGREIQTIGKIRHRNLVKLEGFWSRKDYGLILYRYMQNGSLHDVLHETIPPLTLEWSVRYNIAVGTANGLAYLHFDCDPAIVHRDIKSTNILLDSEMEPHIADFGIAKLLDESSSSSSTISASVFGTIGYIAPENAFTTKRSVESDVYSYGVVLFELITRKKAVDPSFSEDTDLVGWVRAMWMNCEEIDKVVDPSLLDELLDSNIMDQVVCVLQLALRCTEKESSKRPTMREVVNQLVDAKPRTRSIKA; this is translated from the exons ATGCAGCTTGGTTTGCGAAAGCTTTTGCTTTTACTTTGCTTCTTTTGTTCCATTTCTACTTTCTCTGCTTTGAGCTATGATGGGGTGACTTTGTTGTCACTTTTGGGGCGCTGGAAAGCTGTGCCTTCTTCCATTAGCTCAAGTTGGAATTCTTCTGATTCCACTCCATGTCAATGGGTAGGAGTAGGATGTGATAGTGCCCAGAATCtgttgtccttgaacctctctGGTTATGGGATTTCTGGTGAGATTGGACCTGAAATCGGCCGTTTGAGCCGTTTGCAGACCATTGATTTGAGTTTGAATGGTTTCTCTGGCAAGATACCCCCAGAGTTAGGAAATTGTAGTGTTCTTGAGATCCTAGACCTTTCTGGGAATGCTCTTACAGGGGAGATACCCAGCAACctaaaaaacttgaaaaagttgcAGACTCTTAgcttgtttgataattttctgTCTGGTGAAGTGTCTGAGTCATTGTTCCAAATCCCCGACCTGGAAAATGTTTATCTGAATGATAACAACTTGAATGGCTCTATCCCTGCAAGTGTTGGGAATATGAGCAAGCTTTTGTCTCTATATTTAAGAGGTAACCAGTTATCAGGGCAGATTCCTTCTTCCATTGGAAATTGTAAGAAATTGCAGGAAATTTCTTTGGAAGAGAATCATTTGACAGGAGTTTTGCCAGAGAGCTTGGGCAATCTCATAGACCTTGGCTATTTAAGTGTCCAGAACAATAAACTTGTGGGTAGCATTCCTTCTGGGTTGGGTAATTGCAATAGCTTGTACTTCTTGGATGTTTCACACAATAGTTTGAGTGGACGGCTTCCACCGAGTTTGGGCAATTGTACTAGTTTAAGTCAGTTTGCTGCTATGAAAAATAACTTAGTAGGTAATATCCCTTCTTCCTTTGGTCAACTAAAAATGCTTACAGTTCTTAACCTTCCACAGAACCAGTTGTCTGGGAAAATACCACCTGAACTTGGGAATTGTAAATCCTTGAAAATGCTTCAGTTGTTCTCGAACCAGCTTGAGGGGGAAATTCCTAGTGAATTAGGGAAACTGACTAATATGCAGGATCTTCAACTGCAAGAAAACCGTTTAACCGGTGAAATACCGGTTAGTATTTGGAAAATTCCAAGTCTTCTGGAAATCCTTGTTTATAATAACAGTCTTTCAGGGCAAATCCCTTTGGAGGTTACGGAACTGAAGCATCTGCAAAACATTTCACTGTTTAACAACCATTTCTTTGGTACCATACCTCAAGGTCTGGGGATTAACAGTAGCTTAGTGCAGTTAGACTTTACCAATAATAGGTTTAGTGGTGAAATCCCACCAAATCTTTGCTTCGGAAAGCGATTAAGGGTTCTCAATATGGGTATTAATCAACTCAAAGGCAACATACCTTCAGAAGTAGGAAGCTGTCCAGCCCTCCGGAGGCTAATCCTCACACAAAATAAGCTCACAGGGTTTCTTCCAGAGTTTGCAAAAGACACAAACCTTTCATACGTGGACATCAGCGGCAATAGTATCGGTGGTGCAATCCCATCAAGCTTGGGAAACTGTATCAACATCACTTCCATTAATTTGTCCATGAACAAGTTGGAAGGATCAATACCGCAGGAGCTAAGCAATCTCATAAATCTTGAGGGTCTTAATCTTTCTCGCAACAATTTGGTAGGTCCCTTGCCATCTCAGCTATCAAATTGTACCAGACTAGTTTCCTTTGATGCAGGGTTTAATTCGTTGAATGGTTCTATACCATTGAGTTTGAGGAGCTGGAAAGATTTATCAACACTGGTTTTGAGCGAGAACCAGTTCGTCGGTGGTATTCCATCATTTTTGTCAGAGCTTGAGAAGCTTTCTATCCTACAACTTGGGGGTAATCTACTGCGAGGAGAGATTCCAAAATCAGTTGGACTATGGCAACATCCATTCACCATATTGAATCTGAGCAATAATGGGTTGACTGGGCAACTTCCATCGGAAATTGGAAGAATCCAATTAGAGCAGTTGTATATATCTGATAACAAGTTGACAGGAAGCTTGACAGTTCTTGGTAACATTACTTCGCTAATGGAGGTCAATGTTTCAAACAATGACTTCACTGGTCCAGTCCCAGAGAAATTGATACACTTGCTGGAATCATCTCCATCATCATTTCTAGGCAATCCCAGCTTATGTGTCAGTTGTCCTTCTTCAAGAGGCTCAACTTGCACGGCGAATAGCTTATTTAAGCCCTGTGGCAATCTaccaaaaaagcaaaattcCGTTGGTAAACTGAAAATTGCGATGATTGCTCTTGGAGCTTGTGTATTTGTTGTTTTCGTGGTTCTTGGAGTGGTTTATCTATTTCTGTGGCGAAGAAGACCAAACCAACAAACTCCGAGCTTTGGTACGGAGGGATCAACATCCTTGCTGAAGAAAGTGCTGGAGGCTACAGAACATCTTAATGACCAGTATATAATTGGCAAAGGAGCTCATGGAATTGTTTACAAAGCCTCAGCGGGTCCAGGTGAAAGTTATGCTGtaaagaaacttgcatatgcaGGAAATAAAGGAGGAAGGCTTAGCATGGGGAGAGAAATTCAAACTATTGGGAAGATCAGGCACCGAAACCTGGTTAAATTGGAAGGCTTTTGGTCGAGAAAGGACTATGGTTTAATCCTGTACAGATACATGCAAAATGGGAGTCTCCATGATGTCTTACATGAAACAATTCCACCACTAACTCTAGAATGGAGTGTCCGCTATAACATAGCTGTTGGAACCGCAAATGGGTTGGCATATCTCCACTTTGACTGTGATCCTGCTATAGTTCATCGAGACATCAAATCAACAAACATACTTTTAGATTCTGAGATGGAGCCTCATATTGCTGATTTTGGGATTGCCAAACTTCTGGAtgagtcttcttcttcttcttcaacaataTCCGCCTCAGTCTTTGGCACAATTGGATACATTGCACCAG AAAATGCATTTACAACAAAAAGGAGCGTGGAGTCTGATGTCTATAGTTATGGGGTCGTATTGTTTGAGCTGATAACTAGAAAGAAGGCAGTGGATCCGTCGTTTAGTGAGGACACTGATTTAGTGGGCTGGGTTAGAGCTATGTGGATGAACTGTGAAGAAATTGACAAGGTTGTGGATCCAAGCCTTTTGGATGAACTGTTGGATTCAAATATCATGGATCAGGTTGTTTGCGTTCTTCAGTTGGCTTTGAGATGCACTGAGAAGGAGTCTAGCAAGAGACCAACAATGAGAGAGGTTGTCAACCAGCTAGTAGATGCTAAACCCCGGACAAGAAGCATTAAAGCTTAG